In Paraburkholderia caballeronis, the following proteins share a genomic window:
- the nifK gene encoding nitrogenase molybdenum-iron protein subunit beta, whose protein sequence is MPQSADKILDHELLFREPEYQEIFRSKKENFEFNHPDETVKQIVEWTKTDDYKQKNFARDSLTVNPAKACQPLGAVYVANGFHKTLSFVHGSQGCVAYYRSHFSRHFKEPTSCVSSSMTEDAAVFGGMNNMIDGLANAYNLYKPEMIAVSTTCMAEVIGDDLDAFIKNSKQKGSVPEDYDVPFAHTPAFVGSHVTGYDNALLGILKHFWDGKAGSAAPLQRVPDDSVNFIGGFDGFVVGNMKEIRRIFDLFGVKVNVICDPSDTWNTPTDGEFRMYEGGTTKEEVERALNAKATFVFQEYCCEKTSKFIAEHGQEVVVLNAPVGVAGTDRFLMEIARVTGKPIPAQLEKERGQLVDAMADSQAHLHGKRFALYGDPDQMLGYTQFLLELGAEPAHVLATNGNEDWAAKVRALFDASPYGAGCKVYPKRDLWHMRSLLFTEPVDFLIGNTYGKYLERDTKTPLIRMVFPIFDRHHYHRYPTWGYDGALRVLVMLLDEFFETLDANTIVAAETDYSYDIIR, encoded by the coding sequence ATGCCTCAATCCGCCGACAAGATTCTCGACCACGAGCTGCTGTTCCGCGAGCCGGAGTACCAGGAAATCTTTCGCAGCAAAAAAGAGAATTTCGAATTCAACCACCCGGACGAGACGGTCAAGCAGATCGTCGAATGGACCAAAACCGACGACTATAAGCAGAAGAACTTTGCGCGCGATTCGCTGACCGTCAACCCCGCGAAGGCGTGCCAGCCGCTCGGCGCGGTGTATGTCGCGAACGGCTTTCACAAGACGCTGTCGTTCGTGCACGGCTCACAGGGCTGCGTCGCGTATTACCGGTCGCATTTCTCGCGGCACTTCAAGGAGCCCACGTCGTGCGTGAGTTCGTCGATGACCGAGGACGCGGCGGTGTTCGGCGGCATGAACAACATGATCGACGGCCTCGCGAACGCGTACAACCTGTACAAGCCGGAGATGATCGCCGTTTCGACCACCTGCATGGCCGAGGTGATCGGCGACGACCTCGACGCGTTCATCAAGAACAGCAAGCAGAAGGGCAGCGTGCCGGAGGACTACGACGTGCCGTTCGCGCACACGCCCGCGTTCGTCGGCAGCCACGTGACCGGCTACGACAACGCGCTGCTCGGCATCCTGAAGCACTTCTGGGACGGCAAGGCGGGTTCGGCCGCGCCGCTTCAGCGCGTGCCGGACGACAGCGTGAACTTCATCGGCGGCTTCGACGGTTTCGTGGTCGGCAACATGAAGGAGATCCGCCGGATCTTCGATCTGTTCGGCGTGAAGGTCAACGTGATCTGCGACCCGTCCGATACGTGGAACACGCCGACCGACGGCGAGTTCCGGATGTACGAGGGCGGCACGACGAAGGAAGAGGTGGAGCGCGCGCTGAACGCGAAGGCGACCTTCGTGTTCCAGGAGTACTGCTGCGAAAAGACCAGCAAGTTCATCGCGGAGCACGGCCAGGAAGTCGTGGTGTTGAACGCGCCGGTCGGCGTCGCCGGCACCGACCGGTTCCTGATGGAGATCGCGCGCGTGACCGGCAAGCCGATTCCGGCGCAGCTCGAAAAGGAGCGCGGCCAGCTCGTCGACGCGATGGCGGACAGCCAGGCGCATCTGCACGGCAAGCGTTTCGCGCTGTACGGCGACCCGGACCAGATGCTCGGCTACACGCAGTTCCTGCTGGAACTCGGCGCGGAGCCCGCGCACGTGCTCGCGACCAACGGCAACGAGGACTGGGCGGCGAAGGTGCGGGCGCTGTTCGACGCGTCGCCCTACGGCGCGGGCTGCAAGGTCTATCCGAAGCGCGACCTGTGGCACATGCGCTCGCTGCTGTTCACGGAGCCGGTGGACTTCCTGATCGGCAACACCTATGGCAAGTATCTGGAGCGCGACACGAAAACGCCGCTGATCCGGATGGTGTTCCCGATCTTCGACCGCCACCACTATCACCGCTATCCGACCTGGGGATACGACGGCGCGCTGCGCGTGCTCGTGATGCTGCTCGACGAGTTCTTCGAGACGCTCGACGCGAACACGATCGTGGCGGCGGAGACCGACTACAGCTACGACATCATCCGTTGA
- the fdxB gene encoding ferredoxin III, nif-specific, whose protein sequence is MSDTFSVTLPSGETWTPTFVSTLDEEKCIGCGRCFRVCPRGVLELVGLDDEGVHIPLDGDDEDDEYEKKVMTIAHRERCIGCTACARICPKKCYTHAAAPV, encoded by the coding sequence ATGAGCGATACCTTCAGCGTGACGCTGCCGAGCGGCGAGACGTGGACGCCGACTTTCGTGTCGACGCTCGACGAGGAGAAGTGCATCGGCTGCGGGCGGTGCTTCCGCGTCTGTCCGCGCGGCGTGCTCGAACTGGTCGGCCTCGACGACGAGGGAGTCCACATTCCGCTGGACGGCGACGACGAAGACGATGAGTACGAAAAGAAAGTGATGACCATCGCGCACCGCGAACGGTGCATCGGCTGTACCGCGTGCGCGAGGATCTGTCCGAAGAAGTGCTATACGCACGCGGCCGCGCCGGTCTGA
- the nifE gene encoding nitrogenase iron-molybdenum cofactor biosynthesis protein NifE, whose protein sequence is MSASLKARIAEVFDEPGCDKNQGKSAKERKKGCTKQLSPGAAAGGCAFDGAKIALQPVVDVAHLVHGPIACEGNSWDNRHASSSGSTLYRTGFTTDINELDVIYGGEKRLFRSVREIIEKYDPPAVFVYQTCVTALIGDDIEAVCQRAAEKFGKPVIPVNAPGFAGPKNLGNKLGGEALLDYVIGTREPEYTTPYDINIIGEYNLSGELWQTKPLLDALGIRVLSCISGDGRYNEIASAHRAKVNMMVCSKSMINIATKMQQRYGIPYFEGSFYGIGDMSDTLRQIAKLLVQQGAPADLPERAERLIAAEEARAWARIAKYRERLQGKRVLLITGGVKSWSVVAALQEAGLEIVGTSIKKSTKEDKEKIREIMGDEAHMIDDMTPREMYNLLRDAKADIMLSGGRSQFVALKARMPWLDINQERHHPYGGYEGIVELVHEIDRAIHNPVWQQVRRPAPWGDDGETLGAVNASAQPAVQQTGRPAPLRAGVRAWAMGLEPGVAA, encoded by the coding sequence ATGTCCGCCTCGCTCAAGGCCAGGATCGCCGAAGTCTTCGACGAGCCCGGTTGCGACAAGAACCAGGGAAAAAGCGCGAAGGAGCGCAAGAAGGGCTGCACGAAGCAGTTGTCGCCGGGCGCGGCGGCGGGCGGCTGCGCGTTCGACGGCGCGAAGATCGCGTTGCAGCCGGTGGTCGACGTCGCGCATCTCGTGCACGGGCCGATCGCATGCGAGGGCAACTCGTGGGACAACCGCCACGCGTCGTCGTCGGGATCGACGCTCTATCGCACCGGCTTCACGACCGACATCAACGAACTCGACGTCATCTACGGCGGCGAGAAGCGGCTGTTCCGGAGCGTGCGCGAGATCATCGAGAAATACGATCCGCCCGCCGTGTTCGTTTATCAGACCTGCGTGACCGCGCTGATCGGCGACGACATCGAGGCGGTCTGCCAGCGCGCGGCGGAGAAGTTCGGCAAGCCGGTGATCCCGGTGAACGCGCCGGGTTTCGCGGGGCCGAAGAACCTCGGCAACAAGCTCGGCGGCGAGGCTCTTCTCGATTACGTGATCGGCACGCGCGAGCCGGAATACACGACGCCGTACGACATCAACATCATCGGCGAATACAACCTGTCGGGCGAACTGTGGCAGACGAAGCCGCTCCTCGACGCACTCGGCATTCGCGTGCTGTCGTGCATTTCCGGCGACGGCCGCTACAACGAGATCGCCAGCGCGCATCGCGCGAAGGTCAACATGATGGTGTGCTCGAAGTCGATGATCAACATCGCGACGAAGATGCAGCAGCGCTACGGCATCCCGTACTTCGAGGGCTCGTTTTACGGGATCGGCGACATGAGCGACACGCTGCGCCAGATCGCGAAGCTGCTGGTGCAGCAGGGCGCGCCCGCTGACCTGCCCGAACGCGCCGAACGGCTGATCGCGGCCGAGGAGGCGCGCGCGTGGGCGCGGATCGCGAAGTATCGCGAGCGGCTGCAGGGCAAGCGCGTGCTGCTGATCACCGGCGGCGTGAAGTCGTGGTCGGTGGTGGCCGCGCTCCAGGAAGCGGGGCTGGAGATCGTCGGCACCAGCATCAAGAAAAGCACGAAGGAGGACAAGGAGAAGATCAGGGAGATCATGGGCGACGAAGCGCACATGATCGACGACATGACGCCGCGCGAGATGTACAACCTGCTGCGCGACGCGAAGGCCGACATCATGCTGTCCGGCGGCCGCTCGCAGTTCGTCGCGCTGAAGGCGCGCATGCCGTGGCTCGACATCAACCAGGAGCGCCATCATCCGTACGGCGGCTACGAGGGCATCGTCGAACTCGTGCACGAGATCGACCGCGCGATCCACAACCCGGTGTGGCAGCAGGTGCGCCGGCCGGCGCCGTGGGGCGACGACGGCGAGACGCTCGGCGCGGTGAACGCGTCGGCGCAGCCGGCCGTGCAGCAGACCGGGCGGCCCGCGCCGCTGCGCGCCGGCGTGCGCGCATGGGCGATGGGCCTCGAACCGGGCGTGGCGGCCTGA
- a CDS encoding nitrogen fixation protein NifQ, with product MDFHATLMRHAVSADSPTVLALAGVLSAAFDEDGVRVLPIRGLDARASRWLLAHWFPGADAALSLAWDGPVEAARRGSRYDEVEDLVTLFIEHADPRAGARDEVACVAHALACACLGENHLWQDLRLPSRRELSALLGYWFPRLAAKNVHDMKWKKFFYKQLCELEGLFVCKAPSCGVCADYARCFGPE from the coding sequence ATGGACTTCCACGCGACCCTGATGCGCCACGCGGTGAGCGCCGACAGTCCCACCGTGCTGGCGCTCGCCGGCGTGCTGTCGGCGGCGTTCGACGAGGACGGCGTGCGCGTGCTGCCGATCCGCGGCCTGGATGCGCGCGCGAGCCGCTGGTTGCTCGCGCACTGGTTTCCCGGGGCGGATGCGGCGCTGTCGCTCGCGTGGGACGGTCCGGTCGAGGCGGCGCGGCGCGGCTCGCGGTACGACGAGGTCGAAGACCTGGTGACGCTGTTCATCGAGCATGCCGACCCGCGCGCCGGCGCGCGCGACGAGGTGGCCTGCGTCGCGCACGCGCTCGCGTGCGCGTGCCTCGGCGAGAACCATCTGTGGCAGGACCTGCGGCTTCCGTCGCGACGCGAGCTGTCCGCGCTGCTCGGCTACTGGTTCCCGCGGCTCGCCGCCAAAAACGTCCACGACATGAAGTGGAAGAAGTTCTTCTACAAGCAGTTGTGCGAACTGGAAGGGCTGTTCGTCTGCAAGGCGCCGAGTTGCGGCGTGTGCGCCGACTACGCGCGTTGCTTCGGGCCGGAGTAG
- the nifX gene encoding nitrogen fixation protein NifX: MKIAFATQDKVHVDAHFGWAKSIVTYDVTADGHTFVDTFDFGGKLEEDGDEDKLAPKLEAVKDCAILYVAAIGGSGAARVVALKIHPIKVAQPEPIEAILAKLRDVLNGTPPPWLRKALAKDGGRSYDFEADDEVSHG, from the coding sequence ATGAAAATTGCATTCGCGACCCAGGACAAGGTGCATGTCGACGCGCACTTCGGCTGGGCGAAAAGCATCGTCACGTACGACGTGACCGCCGACGGCCACACGTTCGTCGACACGTTCGACTTCGGCGGCAAGCTCGAAGAGGACGGCGACGAGGACAAGCTCGCGCCTAAGCTCGAAGCGGTGAAGGACTGCGCGATCCTGTACGTCGCCGCGATCGGCGGCTCGGGCGCGGCGCGCGTGGTCGCGCTGAAGATTCACCCGATCAAGGTTGCGCAGCCCGAACCGATCGAGGCCATTCTCGCGAAACTGCGCGACGTGCTGAACGGCACGCCGCCGCCGTGGCTGCGCAAGGCGCTCGCGAAGGACGGCGGGCGCTCATACGATTTCGAAGCGGACGACGAGGTATCCCATGGCTGA
- a CDS encoding CCE_0567 family metalloprotein, which translates to MTDADELKARLKKLNAQATQAKMDLHDLSEELPTNWEQILAVAQRCHDAHAALMDARRAAAAASA; encoded by the coding sequence ATGACCGATGCTGACGAACTGAAGGCGCGTTTGAAGAAGCTCAACGCGCAGGCGACGCAGGCGAAGATGGACCTGCACGATCTGTCCGAGGAACTGCCGACGAACTGGGAGCAGATTCTCGCCGTCGCGCAGCGCTGCCATGACGCGCACGCCGCGTTGATGGACGCGCGCAGGGCCGCCGCCGCGGCTTCCGCGTGA
- a CDS encoding LLM class flavin-dependent oxidoreductase gives MSDLLQRYGVFLNVENPDDDARDALRQTVRTGGAVEQMGFHDVWVAEHHNSPFAIGSALTVLLAQIAACTSTIRLGTGASLLALNDPLRVAEDIASLDLLSGGRIEFGVARGGPFPAQYRSAGIASADAARERMHEALALIRRLWTEPQTRFDGRFFHCEDVAVYPRPLQRPVPVWLASLSGDSPRIAAEHGYGLMATPSADLGQVAEQVAAERARRGAFPFAIARFFHCDDDSRRAIEHGVAAVRAYPRLMGVQFPPGRLPPMFAPDAPEAVILANAIIGDPGQCVARAKQLGERLGPHRLLLKPATHDANEARASLARFARAAGLT, from the coding sequence ATGTCGGATCTACTACAACGCTATGGTGTGTTTCTGAACGTCGAGAACCCCGACGACGACGCGCGCGACGCGCTTCGGCAAACCGTCCGGACCGGAGGCGCGGTGGAGCAGATGGGGTTTCACGACGTGTGGGTGGCCGAGCACCACAACAGCCCGTTCGCGATCGGCAGCGCGTTGACCGTGCTGCTTGCGCAGATCGCGGCCTGCACGTCGACGATCCGGCTCGGCACCGGCGCATCGCTGCTCGCGCTGAACGATCCGTTGCGCGTCGCCGAGGACATCGCGTCGCTCGACCTGCTGAGCGGCGGACGCATCGAGTTCGGCGTCGCGCGCGGCGGCCCGTTTCCCGCGCAGTACCGTTCGGCGGGCATCGCGTCGGCGGACGCGGCGCGCGAGCGCATGCACGAGGCGCTCGCGCTGATCCGGCGGCTGTGGACCGAGCCGCAGACCCGCTTCGACGGACGCTTCTTCCACTGCGAGGACGTCGCGGTCTATCCGCGCCCGCTGCAGCGCCCGGTGCCGGTGTGGCTGGCGAGCCTGAGCGGGGATTCCCCGCGTATCGCGGCGGAGCACGGTTATGGCCTGATGGCGACGCCGTCGGCGGATCTCGGTCAGGTGGCAGAGCAGGTGGCCGCCGAACGCGCGCGTCGCGGCGCGTTTCCGTTCGCGATCGCGCGTTTCTTCCATTGCGACGACGACAGCCGCCGCGCGATCGAACACGGCGTCGCGGCGGTGCGCGCCTACCCGCGGCTGATGGGCGTGCAGTTCCCGCCGGGCAGACTGCCGCCGATGTTCGCGCCCGACGCGCCCGAGGCCGTGATCCTCGCGAACGCGATCATCGGCGATCCCGGGCAGTGCGTGGCGCGCGCCAAACAACTGGGCGAGCGGCTCGGCCCGCACCGGTTGCTGCTGAAGCCGGCGACGCACGACGCGAACGAAGCGCGGGCATCGCTCGCGCGGTTCGCCCGCGCAGCCGGCCTGACCTGA
- a CDS encoding NifX-associated nitrogen fixation protein, protein MAEALTDRTAPDAARDDALLATPFVQQLIRQLRAQDTHGTWERKSDLQLLKPYILTPEERRAIPIMGDPDPETLWHLELFYNAIAVAIERETGQMVSPMMKMSHEGFGRMVLIAGRLVVVNKQLRDVHRFGFPSLAKLADAGGRFLTEAVEMIRAYPAVAQYGV, encoded by the coding sequence ATGGCTGAAGCCCTCACCGACCGGACGGCTCCCGACGCGGCCCGCGACGACGCGCTGCTCGCGACGCCGTTCGTCCAGCAGCTGATCCGGCAACTGCGCGCGCAGGACACCCACGGCACGTGGGAGCGCAAGAGCGACCTGCAACTGCTGAAGCCGTACATCCTGACGCCGGAAGAGCGCCGCGCGATTCCGATCATGGGCGACCCGGACCCGGAGACGCTGTGGCACCTGGAGCTGTTCTACAACGCGATCGCGGTGGCGATCGAGCGCGAGACCGGCCAGATGGTGTCGCCGATGATGAAGATGAGCCACGAGGGTTTCGGCCGGATGGTGCTGATCGCGGGGCGGCTCGTGGTCGTCAACAAGCAGTTGCGCGACGTGCACCGCTTCGGTTTTCCGTCGCTCGCGAAGCTGGCCGACGCGGGCGGCCGGTTCCTGACCGAAGCCGTGGAGATGATCCGGGCGTATCCGGCCGTTGCGCAGTACGGCGTCTGA
- a CDS encoding oxygen-binding protein, with protein sequence MDPTSEAAPRARWTPCTRACYRTLHWPVAQPSRDRSVRATHAARAVCPPLPAPPHRLLAICEEAGLRELVRQHMWRLRTTPLFVHAGDCFDCVTERVADYVVEACGGPLYYSQRHAHLQAGAGLPLLLDEDGRELWLVQLWHAFDDVNFPPALRADFWGWAEPLSVHLLAPRARHDGLTRYAYDTVRSWFATSTSQACPPDDGAR encoded by the coding sequence ATGGATCCGACCTCTGAGGCCGCGCCGCGTGCGCGCTGGACACCCTGTACGCGCGCCTGTTACCGGACCCTGCACTGGCCGGTCGCGCAGCCTTCGCGCGACCGGAGCGTGCGGGCCACGCATGCCGCGCGTGCGGTCTGCCCGCCGCTGCCGGCGCCGCCGCACCGGCTGCTCGCGATCTGCGAGGAAGCCGGGCTGCGCGAACTGGTACGCCAGCACATGTGGCGCCTGCGCACGACGCCGCTTTTCGTCCACGCCGGCGACTGCTTCGATTGCGTGACCGAGCGGGTGGCGGACTATGTCGTCGAGGCCTGCGGCGGGCCGCTCTACTACAGCCAGCGTCATGCGCATCTACAGGCGGGCGCGGGGCTGCCGCTGCTGCTCGACGAGGATGGGCGGGAACTGTGGCTCGTGCAGCTGTGGCACGCGTTCGACGACGTGAACTTCCCGCCGGCGCTGCGCGCGGATTTCTGGGGCTGGGCCGAGCCGCTGTCGGTGCATCTGCTCGCGCCGCGCGCGCGTCACGACGGGCTCACCCGCTATGCGTACGACACGGTGCGCAGCTGGTTTGCGACGTCGACGTCGCAGGCTTGTCCGCCGGACGACGGCGCGCGATGA
- the nifN gene encoding nitrogenase iron-molybdenum cofactor biosynthesis protein NifN, whose translation MAVVVESKKACAVNPLKMSQPLGASFAFMGLDACMPVMHGSQGCTSFGLVLLVRHFKEAIPLQTTAMNEVTTILGGYENIEAALLNIRKRAAPKIIAICSTGLTETKGDDVDGYLATVRKRKPELDDTEFVYVSTPDYVGGFEDGYRHAVAAIVKTLVKPLPTVARQVTLLPGSHLSPGDIDELREIVGAFGLDAIVLPDLSRSLDGHIAPDWRGTTLGGTTLDQIRAAGASAFTIGVGEQTREGAQALQTIAGTPFDVFERLTGLEPNDRLLLRLAQLAGRPVPEKYRRQRSQLLDAMLDGHFYTGGIKVALGAEPDLLLALGALLHEMGAELTVCISTTASPSHAWLPAREVVLGDLEDMERAAAGCDLLITHSHGRQMAERLGKPLLRAGFPVFDRVGNAHRCQVGYRGTMNLIFEIANLMIEQIPHRHPGDWPLPQASVDLAARDPAREVKIPVVAAGT comes from the coding sequence ATGGCCGTCGTCGTCGAATCCAAAAAAGCCTGTGCCGTCAATCCGCTGAAGATGAGCCAGCCGCTCGGCGCGAGTTTCGCGTTCATGGGGCTCGACGCCTGCATGCCGGTGATGCACGGCTCGCAGGGCTGCACGTCGTTCGGTCTCGTGCTGCTGGTGCGCCATTTCAAGGAAGCGATCCCGTTGCAGACCACGGCGATGAACGAGGTCACCACCATTCTCGGCGGGTACGAGAACATCGAGGCGGCGCTGCTGAACATCCGCAAGCGCGCCGCGCCCAAGATCATCGCGATCTGCTCGACCGGGCTTACCGAAACGAAGGGCGACGACGTCGACGGTTATCTGGCGACGGTGCGCAAGCGCAAGCCCGAACTCGACGATACCGAGTTCGTGTACGTGTCCACGCCGGACTACGTCGGCGGCTTCGAGGACGGCTACCGGCACGCGGTCGCCGCGATCGTGAAGACGCTGGTCAAGCCGCTGCCCACCGTCGCGCGGCAGGTCACGCTGCTGCCGGGCAGCCATCTGTCGCCGGGCGACATCGACGAGTTGCGCGAGATCGTCGGTGCGTTCGGGCTCGATGCGATCGTGCTGCCGGACCTGTCGCGCTCGCTCGACGGCCACATCGCGCCGGACTGGCGCGGCACGACGCTGGGCGGCACGACGCTCGACCAGATTCGCGCGGCGGGCGCGTCGGCGTTCACGATCGGCGTCGGCGAGCAGACCCGCGAAGGCGCGCAGGCGTTGCAGACGATCGCCGGCACGCCGTTCGACGTCTTCGAGCGGCTGACCGGGCTCGAACCCAACGACCGGCTGTTGCTGCGTCTCGCGCAACTAGCGGGCCGGCCGGTGCCGGAGAAGTATCGCCGGCAGCGCAGCCAGTTGCTCGACGCGATGCTCGACGGCCACTTCTACACCGGCGGCATCAAGGTCGCGCTCGGCGCTGAGCCGGACCTGCTGCTCGCGCTCGGCGCGCTGCTGCACGAGATGGGCGCGGAACTGACCGTGTGCATCAGCACGACCGCGTCGCCGTCGCACGCATGGCTGCCGGCGCGCGAGGTCGTGCTGGGCGATCTGGAAGACATGGAGCGCGCGGCGGCCGGCTGCGACCTGCTGATTACGCATTCGCACGGCCGGCAGATGGCGGAGCGGCTCGGCAAGCCGCTGCTGCGCGCTGGCTTTCCGGTGTTCGATCGGGTGGGCAACGCGCATCGCTGCCAGGTCGGTTATCGCGGCACCATGAACCTGATCTTCGAGATCGCGAACCTCATGATCGAGCAGATTCCGCATCGCCATCCGGGCGACTGGCCGCTGCCGCAGGCGTCGGTCGATCTGGCCGCGCGCGATCCCGCGCGTGAAGTGAAGATTCCGGTCGTCGCGGCCGGCACGTGA